In Thiovibrio frasassiensis, one DNA window encodes the following:
- a CDS encoding tetratricopeptide repeat protein — translation MSHKKHTFLVVEDNLSTLTMLVNMLHNLGYKSVLTARNGREAWETIQSSLPKVQIVLSDMLMPEEDGLQLLQRIRNSEEYWHLPFIMVTCVDDMNRIMSVTEEHIDAYLVKPVTESLLRQKIYSAIKKAYDPDPYHRALFNGKKSLRQGELENAIQSLEEARDLQPGQSATYFHLAQAMEKAGKMDEAETNYKLCKDSSNDLYVRSLDGLARIYRHKGDHVNALEVLRQAIEISPNAPDRHMDLSGQLKAVGNTGEAKASLATALKLARKTANLPHRYIEACLDLGMDAEAEKIMQRSMGGDMEDIVLLNQMGIVCRRRKEYERAQKYYTRALKIAPDDESLNYNYAVLLVDLKEYKNARNYLYHVLRQNPESENALSLIITLDKREAY, via the coding sequence TTGAGCCACAAAAAACACACCTTCCTGGTGGTGGAAGACAACCTTTCCACCCTCACCATGCTCGTCAACATGTTGCACAATCTTGGCTACAAAAGCGTCCTCACCGCCAGAAACGGTAGGGAGGCTTGGGAAACAATCCAATCCTCCCTACCCAAGGTGCAAATCGTTCTCTCGGACATGCTCATGCCGGAAGAGGATGGGCTGCAACTGCTCCAGCGCATCAGGAATTCGGAAGAATACTGGCACCTGCCCTTCATCATGGTCACCTGCGTCGATGACATGAACCGGATCATGTCCGTGACCGAAGAGCACATCGACGCCTATCTGGTCAAACCCGTCACCGAATCACTCCTCCGGCAAAAAATCTACTCGGCTATTAAAAAGGCATACGATCCCGATCCGTACCACCGCGCCCTGTTCAATGGCAAAAAAAGCCTGCGCCAGGGAGAGCTCGAGAACGCCATCCAATCCCTGGAAGAAGCCCGAGACCTGCAACCGGGACAGTCCGCCACCTATTTTCATCTTGCTCAGGCAATGGAAAAAGCCGGCAAGATGGACGAGGCCGAGACGAACTACAAGCTCTGCAAAGACTCCAGCAACGACCTCTATGTCAGGTCCCTGGACGGGCTGGCCCGGATCTACCGCCACAAGGGCGATCACGTCAATGCCCTGGAGGTCCTCAGACAAGCGATCGAGATCTCTCCCAACGCCCCGGATCGGCATATGGATCTTTCCGGGCAACTCAAGGCCGTGGGCAACACCGGAGAAGCAAAAGCCTCCCTGGCCACGGCGCTGAAACTTGCCAGAAAGACGGCAAACCTGCCCCACAGGTATATTGAAGCCTGCCTGGACCTCGGCATGGACGCAGAGGCGGAGAAGATCATGCAGCGAAGCATGGGCGGGGACATGGAGGACATTGTCCTTTTAAACCAGATGGGCATTGTCTGCAGACGGCGCAAGGAGTACGAACGGGCCCAAAAATACTACACCCGGGCCTTGAAGATCGCCCCTGATGACGAATCCCTCAACTACAACTATGCGGTACTGCTCGTCGACCTGAAAGAGTATAAGAACGCCCGCAACTATCTCTACCATGTACTTCGGCAAAATCCGGAATCCGAAAACGCGCTCTCCCTCATTATCACACTGGATAAGCGCGAAGCGTACTAA
- a CDS encoding PAS domain S-box protein produces the protein MKKNASEEIKKQPSATDEVLFYKKKAEALRKSEQRYRDIFEQANDLIHSVNTEGNILYANKLWRETLGYSETEIKSMKIFDIVDASCQAKCESIFSCLMKGHQCEPTETIFNAKDGRKYVVEGRCSPKLEDGKPVELLGIFRDITARKLLENKKESLIAELTDALSKVKALEGILPICASCKMIRDENGDWHQIESYIRARSLAEFTHGICPDCIKKCYPDFSISE, from the coding sequence ATGAAAAAAAACGCCTCCGAAGAAATCAAAAAGCAGCCCTCCGCCACGGATGAGGTCCTCTTCTACAAAAAAAAGGCCGAGGCCCTACGCAAAAGCGAGCAACGCTACAGGGATATTTTTGAGCAGGCCAATGATCTTATCCATTCGGTGAATACGGAAGGCAACATTCTCTACGCAAATAAACTCTGGCGCGAGACCCTTGGATATTCAGAGACAGAAATAAAAAGCATGAAAATTTTTGACATTGTGGACGCCAGCTGCCAGGCAAAATGTGAATCGATTTTTAGCTGTCTCATGAAAGGCCACCAGTGTGAGCCAACGGAAACAATATTTAACGCAAAAGATGGGCGAAAATATGTCGTGGAAGGGCGCTGCAGCCCTAAACTCGAAGACGGAAAACCGGTGGAACTTCTCGGCATTTTCCGCGATATTACTGCACGCAAACTCCTTGAAAATAAAAAAGAATCCCTTATCGCCGAGCTCACGGACGCACTTTCCAAGGTAAAAGCCCTGGAAGGGATCCTGCCCATCTGTGCCTCCTGCAAGATGATCCGCGATGAAAACGGCGACTGGCATCAAATTGAATCCTATATCCGGGCTCGCTCCCTCGCGGAGTTCACCCATGGGATCTGCCCGGACTGCATTAAAAAATGCTATCCTGATTTTAGTATCAGCGAGTGA
- a CDS encoding two-CW domain-containing protein, whose product MHCWDFHNCGEKKKNCPAFPVSGKNCALLAGTIGSGQPLFTFAQKSERCLRCAFFHSEHYAEEFEGALEHEPF is encoded by the coding sequence ATGCATTGCTGGGATTTTCACAACTGCGGAGAAAAGAAAAAAAACTGCCCGGCCTTTCCTGTTTCAGGGAAGAACTGCGCCTTGCTGGCCGGCACCATCGGCTCAGGCCAACCCCTGTTCACCTTTGCCCAGAAGAGCGAACGGTGCCTGCGCTGTGCCTTCTTCCACAGCGAACATTACGCCGAGGAGTTTGAGGGCGCCCTTGAGCATGAACCGTTTTAA
- a CDS encoding YcbK family protein, whose translation MRLPFSRRSFLKASLLTTLAFLHPGTTQASFLPKKQPSGRLNLYNIHTGEKLNTTYRDPDGTYNPQAINELNRLLRCHHTNEQHPIDLQTLDFLDQVNTQLGSTNEIHVISGFRSPKYNDYLISKGHKVAKHSLHLEGRAIDIRIPGTALSTLQRTALSFRLGGVGYYPSEDFVHIDSGSFRTW comes from the coding sequence ATGCGCCTTCCCTTCAGCCGACGCTCGTTCCTTAAGGCCTCGCTCCTGACGACCCTTGCCTTCCTCCACCCCGGGACAACACAGGCCAGTTTTTTGCCAAAAAAGCAGCCCTCGGGCAGACTGAATCTCTACAACATCCATACCGGTGAAAAACTCAACACCACCTATCGCGACCCGGATGGCACCTATAATCCGCAAGCGATCAACGAACTGAACCGGCTGTTGCGCTGCCACCATACAAACGAGCAGCACCCCATCGATCTCCAGACCCTGGATTTTCTCGATCAGGTAAACACCCAGCTGGGCAGCACCAACGAGATCCATGTGATCTCCGGCTTCCGTTCGCCGAAATACAACGACTACCTCATCAGCAAGGGGCACAAGGTGGCAAAGCACAGCCTGCACTTGGAAGGACGCGCCATCGACATCCGCATCCCGGGCACCGCCCTGTCCACGCTCCAGCGTACCGCACTCTCGTTCCGCCTTGGCGGGGTCGGCTATTACCCAAGCGAGGATTTCGTCCATATCGATTCAGGATCCTTCCGCACTTGGTAA
- a CDS encoding L,D-transpeptidase family protein: MVSQPKKASAPSALALSLCRFFCLALVVIALFAAPALAATEASPPLGELCLLPALEKSLAQYRHLAEQGGWVQVPGGPSLHEGEKNERIPVLKKRLLTSGDLTATTTQEDLFDPLLTVAVQRFQTRHGLTADGVVGPKTLAELNVPISERILQLAASLERCQPLPQLLEPRHILVNIADFTLKLFEDGKPVLSMPVIVGKTYRQTPVFSGRIATLVLNPSWEVPHSIATKDLLPKIKKNPASLAKLHLRVFRDWKGTTAIDPATIDWTNLSVAHFPYRLSQAPGPDNALGQVKFLFPNPYDVYLHDTPARELFQKDARTFSSGCIRLHRPLELAVYLLKGTQLGSMDSLTAAIAREKTQYITIPAPIPVHIVYMTAWVDPEGTVQFRPDIYHRNPVL, translated from the coding sequence TTGGTAAGCCAACCCAAAAAAGCATCTGCCCCCAGCGCCCTTGCCCTGAGCCTCTGCCGCTTTTTCTGCTTGGCGCTGGTGGTTATTGCCCTGTTTGCCGCTCCCGCACTGGCGGCAACGGAAGCTTCCCCGCCATTGGGAGAGCTCTGCCTGCTCCCGGCGCTGGAGAAGTCCCTGGCCCAGTATCGCCATCTTGCCGAGCAGGGCGGCTGGGTCCAGGTTCCTGGTGGTCCCAGCCTGCACGAAGGGGAGAAAAACGAACGCATCCCTGTGCTGAAAAAACGGTTGCTCACCAGCGGAGACCTGACTGCGACCACAACTCAGGAAGATCTCTTCGACCCCCTCCTCACGGTGGCGGTGCAGAGATTCCAGACCCGGCACGGCCTCACCGCCGACGGGGTTGTCGGCCCGAAAACCCTGGCCGAACTCAATGTCCCCATCAGCGAACGGATCCTGCAACTCGCCGCAAGCCTGGAGCGCTGTCAGCCGCTGCCGCAACTGCTCGAACCCCGCCATATCCTGGTAAACATCGCCGACTTCACCCTCAAGCTGTTCGAGGATGGCAAGCCCGTCCTCTCCATGCCCGTGATTGTCGGGAAAACCTACCGGCAAACCCCGGTGTTTTCCGGGCGCATCGCCACTCTGGTGCTCAATCCGAGTTGGGAGGTGCCGCACTCCATCGCCACCAAGGATCTGCTGCCGAAAATCAAAAAAAACCCGGCCTCTCTTGCAAAATTACACCTACGGGTTTTCCGCGACTGGAAGGGAACCACAGCCATTGACCCGGCCACCATCGACTGGACAAACCTTTCTGTAGCGCACTTTCCTTACAGGCTGAGCCAGGCCCCGGGCCCGGACAACGCGCTCGGCCAGGTAAAGTTCCTCTTTCCCAACCCCTACGATGTCTACCTGCACGATACCCCGGCCCGCGAGCTCTTCCAGAAAGACGCCCGCACCTTCAGCTCCGGCTGCATCCGCCTGCACAGGCCGCTGGAGCTGGCGGTGTACCTCCTCAAAGGCACCCAGCTTGGCTCCATGGATTCCCTCACCGCGGCCATCGCCCGGGAAAAAACGCAGTACATCACCATCCCCGCACCCATCCCCGTCCATATCGTCTACATGACCGCCTGGGTCGATCCTGAAGGCACGGTTCAGTTCCGGCCCGACATCTACCATCGGAATCCGGTTCTTTAA